The following proteins are co-located in the Vigna unguiculata cultivar IT97K-499-35 chromosome 9, ASM411807v1, whole genome shotgun sequence genome:
- the LOC114196161 gene encoding protein OVEREXPRESSOR OF CATIONIC PEROXIDASE 3, whose product MSAAFQCLSCARTEPFLTPPQSLTLPFQRKPFFCSLPLSSRARNLSSSIVAAASKKRKNKKKLSRHHVTEGGEEDMDAFELLFNQLEQDLKRGGLSDDDDEDGITEEEMALLERELENALGDFDDELLNSDVIDVELGSDPENGDEDEDEDEDEDEDEDEDEDDDGDGDDSESEDGDEKPLNLKNWQMKKLARALKAGRRKTSIKNLAADLCLDRALVLQLLRDPPPNLLMMSLTIPDEPATTAVSLETKPGEILLQETSIDQVESEPEAKVPVHTLQRNWYAQKRLKKAHVDTLERVYRRSKRPTNAMISSIVHVTNIPRKRVVKWFEDKRAEEGVPDHRLPYQRSVPETA is encoded by the exons ATGAGTGCGGCGTTTCAGTGTTTATCGTGTGCGCGGACTGAACCTTTCCTCACACCACCTCAATCCCTTACTCTTCCTTTCCAACGAAAACCATTTTTCTGCTCTCTTCCTCTTTCCTCTCGCGCTCGTAACCTCTCTTCTTCAATCGTCGCTGCTGCttccaaaaagagaaaaaacaag AAAAAACTGTCTCGTCATCATGTTACTGAGGGCGGCGAGGAGGATATGGACGCGTTCGAGCTTCTCTTCAACCAACTCGAACAAGATCTCAAACGCGGTGGTTTGTCAGATGATGATGACGAAGATGGGATAACTGAAGAAGAGATGGCATTGCTTGAACGTGAGTTGGAAAATGCCTTGGGGGACTTTGATGATGAATTGTTGAACTCGGATGTAATCGACGTAGAACTTGGTAGTGATCCAGAGAAtggtgatgaagatgaagatgaagatgaggatgaggatgaggatgaggatgaggatgaggatgacGATGGTGATGGTGATGATAGTGAGAGTGAGGATGGAGATGAAAAGCCACTGAACCTTAAGAATTGGCAGATGAAGAAATTGGCCAGAGCTTTGAAAGCCGGCCGCCGCAAAACAAGT ATAAAAAATCTTGCTGCCGATCTTTGTCTTGATAGGGCTCTTGTTCTTCAGTTACTTCGTGATCCTCCTCCAAATCTCTTAATGATGAGTCTTACTATACCTGATGAACCCGCAACAACAGCAGTATCACTTGAAACTAAGCCCGGTGAGATTCTCCTTCAAGAAACAAGTATTGATCAAGTTGAATCTGAACCCGAGGCTAAAGTACCTGTTCATACCTTGCAACGTAATTGGTATGCTCAAAAGCGATTGAAGAAGGCCCATGTTGACACTCTCGAGAGAGTTTATAGGAGATCAAAACGACCTACT AATGCAATGATCAGCAGCATTGTACATGTAACAAACATTCCTCGAAAAAGAGTTGTTAAGTGGTTTGAAGACAAACGTGCTGAGGAAGGAGTTCCAGATCACCGTCTACCTTACCAGCGCTCTGTTCCTGAAACCGCTTGA